A portion of the Achromobacter sp. MFA1 R4 genome contains these proteins:
- a CDS encoding ABC transporter permease produces MNAWLRQHRYALLVTLRRLIKQPFSSLANLLVMALALALPLLGSAILVSVQPVARQMSVTPEVTVFMRVDAPSGAAADVAKRIKDEYPQEVRAVRVVGRDSALADLRANPAWQEALAVLPGNPLPDAVVVTLADGDNLAGRADTLASAWKQWNHVDLVQLDSAWVQRLEAILRFARIGLGFLAACVAVVVLATVFNTVRMQALSQREEIGVARLVGATESFVRRPFLYLGALSGALASVLAIGVAAVALSPLNDALLGLARSYGAEFALHLPGAPVLIGAVIAAAALGALSARWSVTRSTRF; encoded by the coding sequence ATGAACGCCTGGCTGCGGCAACACCGCTACGCGCTGCTGGTCACCCTGCGCCGGCTGATCAAGCAGCCCTTCTCCTCGCTCGCCAATCTGCTGGTGATGGCCCTGGCGCTGGCGCTGCCATTGCTGGGCAGCGCCATCCTGGTCTCCGTGCAGCCGGTGGCGCGGCAGATGTCCGTCACCCCCGAGGTCACGGTTTTCATGCGGGTGGACGCGCCCTCGGGCGCCGCCGCGGACGTGGCCAAGCGCATCAAGGACGAGTACCCGCAGGAGGTGCGCGCCGTCCGTGTCGTGGGCCGCGACAGCGCCCTGGCCGATCTGCGCGCCAATCCGGCCTGGCAGGAGGCGCTGGCCGTGCTGCCGGGCAATCCGCTGCCGGACGCGGTCGTGGTCACGCTGGCCGACGGCGACAACCTCGCCGGGCGCGCCGACACGCTGGCCTCGGCCTGGAAGCAATGGAACCACGTGGACCTGGTGCAGCTCGATAGCGCCTGGGTCCAGCGGCTGGAAGCCATCCTGCGATTTGCCCGTATCGGCCTGGGCTTTCTGGCGGCCTGCGTGGCGGTCGTGGTGCTGGCCACGGTGTTCAACACCGTGCGCATGCAGGCGCTGTCGCAGCGCGAGGAAATCGGCGTGGCGCGGCTGGTCGGCGCCACCGAATCGTTCGTGCGCCGCCCCTTCCTGTATTTGGGCGCGCTGTCCGGCGCCCTGGCCTCGGTGCTGGCCATCGGGGTGGCGGCGGTCGCACTGTCCCCCCTGAATGACGCCCTGCTGGGCCTGGCCCGCAGTTACGGCGCCGAGTTCGCCCTGCACCTGCCCGGCGCCCCGGTCCTGATCGGCGCCGTCATCGCCGCCGCCGCGCTGGGCGCCCTGTCCGCGCGCTGGTCGGTCACCCGCAGCACGCGGTTCTAG
- the cheD gene encoding chemoreceptor glutamine deamidase CheD, translating to MAALEARATRHYYDSAFQCQAVKVLPNEYYVTNENLMISTVLGSCVAACIHDPVTRVGGMNHFMLPEGDMQSPASATMRYGAFAMEVLINELLKAGASRDRLEAKVFGGGAVLAAMQQMNIGERNGEFVLNYLKLEGIPVKAQDLGDVHARRINYFPHDGRVMVRKMAPHHQRAEEIIAKREQAAAQSAAAKTATPQRVERFTAPGVERFNRPGVESSRPGVERLNRPGVERFDRPARPGVERFDTALTRRPKPETAGK from the coding sequence ATGGCCGCTCTTGAAGCCCGCGCAACACGTCACTACTACGACAGCGCGTTCCAATGTCAGGCAGTGAAGGTGCTCCCCAACGAGTACTACGTCACGAATGAAAACCTGATGATCTCGACCGTGCTCGGGTCCTGTGTCGCGGCGTGCATCCACGACCCGGTTACGCGCGTGGGCGGCATGAACCACTTCATGCTGCCCGAGGGCGACATGCAATCGCCCGCCTCGGCCACCATGCGCTATGGCGCGTTCGCCATGGAAGTGCTGATCAACGAACTGCTCAAGGCGGGCGCCTCGCGCGACCGCCTGGAAGCCAAGGTGTTCGGCGGCGGCGCGGTGCTGGCGGCGATGCAACAGATGAACATCGGCGAACGCAACGGCGAGTTCGTCCTGAACTATCTCAAGCTCGAAGGCATTCCCGTCAAGGCGCAGGATCTGGGCGACGTGCACGCGCGCCGCATCAATTATTTCCCGCACGACGGGCGCGTCATGGTGCGCAAGATGGCGCCGCACCACCAGCGCGCCGAAGAAATCATCGCCAAGCGCGAACAGGCCGCGGCGCAGAGTGCGGCGGCCAAGACGGCCACGCCGCAGCGCGTCGAGCGCTTCACCGCGCCCGGCGTGGAACGCTTCAACCGGCCGGGTGTGGAAAGCAGCCGTCCGGGGGTCGAACGGCTGAACCGTCCGGGCGTCGAACGCTTCGACCGCCCTGCCCGTCCCGGCGTCGAGCGCTTCGACACCGCCCTGACCCGCCGACCCAAGCCCGAAACCGCGGGCAAGTAA
- the thpR gene encoding RNA 2',3'-cyclic phosphodiesterase, with amino-acid sequence MSTIRLFFALWPSPALAASLAGWAEQARLTCGGRAMRTETLHLTLAFLGPVDSALADELAAATPGHRLTPGEAPLERYGVFGRQRILWAGPAQTPAGLQAAHDDLWQWLSGYGLAPPPQPFRPHVTLLRNIVHAHPPEEPPAPLAWRYDRMVLVASESLTGGSRYRIVAQSRPLDG; translated from the coding sequence ATGTCCACGATCCGCCTCTTTTTCGCGCTGTGGCCCTCTCCCGCCCTGGCGGCGTCGCTGGCCGGGTGGGCGGAACAGGCCCGCCTGACCTGCGGCGGGCGCGCCATGCGCACCGAGACGCTGCACCTGACGCTGGCCTTCCTGGGTCCGGTCGACAGCGCGCTGGCTGACGAACTGGCCGCCGCCACGCCTGGACATCGGCTCACCCCGGGCGAGGCGCCGCTGGAACGGTACGGCGTCTTTGGCCGCCAGCGCATCCTCTGGGCGGGACCGGCGCAAACGCCTGCCGGCCTGCAGGCCGCGCATGACGACCTGTGGCAGTGGCTGTCCGGTTACGGACTGGCGCCGCCCCCGCAGCCGTTCCGCCCGCACGTCACCTTGCTGCGCAACATCGTTCACGCCCACCCGCCCGAGGAGCCCCCCGCGCCGCTAGCGTGGCGCTATGACCGCATGGTGCTGGTGGCGTCCGAATCGCTGACCGGCGGCAGCCGCTACCGCATCGTGGCGCAATCGCGCCCGCTGGACGGCTAG
- a CDS encoding 5'-3'-deoxyribonucleotidase gives MIILLDQDGVLADFEHAFIDAWRERHPDIAPVAFEDRKSFYIREDYAPELRGMAEAIYTAPGFIRNLPPVPGALDAVKELLALGMDVRICSSPLSQFENCVAEKYLWVEKHLGRDATSRLILTKDKTLVQGHLLIDDKPHIEGAARPRWKHILFDAPYNREVTDRPRINWQNWRGVLAGELYTADA, from the coding sequence ATGATCATCCTGCTGGATCAAGACGGCGTGCTGGCCGATTTCGAACACGCCTTCATCGATGCGTGGCGCGAGCGCCATCCGGACATTGCGCCCGTGGCCTTCGAGGACCGCAAATCCTTCTACATCCGCGAGGATTACGCCCCCGAACTACGCGGCATGGCCGAGGCCATCTACACGGCGCCGGGCTTCATCCGCAACCTGCCGCCCGTGCCGGGCGCGCTGGACGCGGTCAAGGAACTGCTGGCGCTGGGCATGGACGTGCGCATCTGCTCGTCGCCGCTGTCGCAATTCGAGAACTGCGTGGCGGAAAAATACCTGTGGGTGGAAAAACACCTGGGCCGCGACGCCACCAGCCGGCTGATCCTCACCAAGGACAAGACCCTGGTGCAGGGCCACCTGCTGATCGACGACAAGCCCCACATCGAAGGCGCGGCGCGCCCGCGCTGGAAGCACATCCTGTTCGACGCGCCCTATAACCGCGAGGTCACGGACCGCCCGCGCATCAACTGGCAGAACTGGCGCGGCGTGCTGGCCGGCGAGCTCTATACGGCAGATGCCTGA
- a CDS encoding NAD(P)H-dependent oxidoreductase, with product MNLYRLLKQREADHKPLRVALLGAGKFGAMFMSQAPRTPGIRLVAVADLMPDRARAALTRVGWPASALNAGSINEAYKSGKVYFCDDARAVIASPDVDIVIDATGQAAAGITHVLTCCEYGKHIIMVNVEADALAGPLLARRAREAGIVYSLAYGDQPALICEMVDWARASGFEVMAAGKGTKYLPEFHTSTPDTVWPYYGFTAEMVAAGDFNAQMFNSFLDGTKSAIEMAAVSNATGLLPSPSGLHFPPCGVDDLARVLRPREDGGMLHHRGQVEVISSLERDGRPVFRDLRWGVYVTLAADSDYVRRCFQEYGLVTDPSGNFTAMYKPYHLIGLELGISVASVGLRREPTGAPAGWHGDVVATAKRDLQPGQILDGEGGYTVYGRLMPAPDSVEEGYLPLGLSHKVKLKNPVRQSQAIRWRDVEYDERSTAVQFRREMEQTFA from the coding sequence ATGAATCTGTACCGTCTGCTCAAGCAGCGAGAGGCCGACCACAAGCCGTTGCGAGTTGCATTGTTGGGCGCCGGAAAGTTCGGCGCCATGTTCATGAGCCAGGCCCCGCGCACGCCGGGAATCCGCCTGGTGGCGGTGGCGGACCTGATGCCCGACCGCGCCCGCGCCGCGCTGACCCGCGTAGGCTGGCCCGCCAGCGCGCTCAACGCCGGCAGCATCAATGAGGCGTACAAGAGCGGCAAAGTCTATTTCTGCGACGACGCGCGCGCCGTCATCGCCAGTCCCGACGTGGACATCGTCATCGACGCCACCGGCCAGGCCGCCGCCGGCATCACCCATGTGCTGACCTGCTGCGAATACGGCAAGCACATCATCATGGTCAACGTCGAAGCCGACGCGCTGGCCGGCCCGCTGCTGGCGCGCCGCGCGCGCGAGGCGGGCATCGTCTATTCGCTGGCCTACGGCGACCAGCCGGCCCTGATCTGCGAAATGGTGGACTGGGCGCGAGCCAGCGGCTTTGAAGTCATGGCCGCCGGCAAGGGCACCAAGTACCTGCCGGAATTCCACACCTCCACGCCCGACACCGTCTGGCCCTATTACGGCTTCACCGCCGAAATGGTGGCGGCGGGAGACTTCAACGCGCAGATGTTCAACAGCTTCCTGGACGGCACCAAGAGCGCCATCGAGATGGCCGCGGTGTCCAACGCCACGGGTCTCTTGCCCTCGCCGTCCGGCCTGCATTTCCCCCCTTGCGGCGTGGACGACCTGGCGCGCGTGCTGCGTCCGCGCGAGGACGGCGGCATGCTGCATCATCGCGGACAGGTCGAAGTGATCTCGTCGCTGGAGCGCGACGGCCGGCCGGTGTTCCGCGACCTGCGCTGGGGCGTCTATGTCACGCTGGCGGCCGACAGCGACTACGTGCGGCGCTGCTTCCAGGAATATGGCCTGGTCACCGATCCCAGCGGCAACTTCACCGCCATGTACAAGCCCTACCACCTGATCGGCCTGGAGCTCGGCATCAGCGTGGCCAGCGTGGGCCTGCGGCGCGAGCCCACGGGCGCGCCGGCCGGCTGGCACGGCGACGTCGTGGCGACCGCCAAACGCGACCTGCAGCCCGGCCAGATCCTGGACGGCGAAGGCGGCTATACGGTGTACGGCCGCCTGATGCCCGCGCCCGATTCCGTCGAGGAGGGCTATCTGCCGCTGGGGCTGTCGCACAAGGTCAAGCTGAAGAATCCGGTGCGCCAGTCGCAGGCGATCCGCTGGCGCGACGTGGAATACGACGAGCGGTCCACCGCGGTGCAGTTCCGCCGCGAGATGGAACAGACCTTCGCCTAG
- a CDS encoding FadR/GntR family transcriptional regulator, with product MQPSQEPDPTRAAPRSSLSAAVAEALAEQIRQGVLAPGDRLPTEKQLTEMHSVSRAVVREALARLKSEGLITSQQGSGVFVDPNFQKNAFRIAAPTPGDNQDLEHILELMLSIEVTAARYAAQRRTEPDLKKMRQALVGMEYALINDKLGDEEDYQFHQAIVQATHNPHLVALNDYLEANVRRVIRSARNNTARMYAERMAAVQSEHQAIFAAIESGDPDAAGRAAEQHLRNAADRLRLFQAERPAPV from the coding sequence ATGCAGCCCAGTCAAGAACCCGATCCGACGCGCGCCGCGCCCCGCAGCTCGCTGTCCGCGGCGGTGGCGGAGGCCCTGGCCGAGCAGATACGCCAAGGCGTGCTGGCCCCCGGCGACCGCCTGCCGACCGAAAAGCAACTGACCGAAATGCACTCGGTCAGCCGCGCGGTCGTGCGCGAAGCCCTGGCCCGCCTCAAGTCCGAAGGGCTGATCACCTCGCAGCAGGGCAGCGGCGTGTTCGTCGACCCCAATTTCCAGAAAAACGCCTTTCGCATCGCCGCGCCCACGCCGGGCGACAACCAGGACCTGGAACACATCCTGGAGCTGATGCTGTCCATCGAGGTCACCGCCGCGCGCTATGCGGCGCAGCGGCGCACCGAGCCCGACTTGAAGAAGATGCGCCAGGCGCTGGTGGGCATGGAGTACGCGCTCATCAACGACAAGCTGGGCGACGAGGAAGACTACCAATTCCACCAGGCCATCGTGCAGGCCACGCACAACCCGCATCTGGTGGCGCTGAACGATTACCTGGAAGCCAACGTGCGCCGCGTCATCCGCAGCGCGCGCAACAACACGGCGCGGATGTACGCCGAGCGCATGGCCGCGGTGCAGAGCGAGCACCAGGCCATCTTTGCCGCCATCGAATCCGGCGATCCGGACGCGGCGGGCCGCGCGGCGGAACAGCATCTGCGCAATGCGGCAGACCGGCTGCGGCTGTTCCAGGCGGAGCGGCCGGCGCCGGTCTGA
- a CDS encoding SDR family NAD(P)-dependent oxidoreductase yields MISFEGQVAAITGAGNGIGLATARLMAAHGARLVLTDIDNARLQDVAAELDPSGQRVYTHALDVSVSHDCERVFEAAARHFGGLDHLVHCAGIYPEQLVKDTSDEAWRTLMRINLDGTFYACRAAQRHLRHDGSIVLLTSLAAQRGSYAHAAYAASKGAVQSFTRSLALELAPQIRVNAVAPGIIATSMTHDLIGQKGAQLLESTPLRRFGTAEEIAGTIAFLCSPLAAFVTGEVMQVNGGIYIA; encoded by the coding sequence ATGATTTCGTTCGAAGGGCAGGTTGCCGCCATCACCGGCGCGGGCAATGGCATCGGGCTGGCCACGGCGCGCCTCATGGCCGCGCATGGCGCGCGGCTGGTGTTGACCGACATCGACAATGCGCGGCTGCAGGACGTTGCGGCGGAACTCGATCCCAGCGGGCAGCGCGTGTACACGCACGCGCTGGACGTGTCGGTCTCGCATGATTGCGAACGGGTCTTCGAGGCGGCGGCCCGGCATTTCGGCGGGCTGGACCACCTGGTCCACTGCGCGGGCATCTATCCCGAACAGCTCGTGAAGGACACCAGCGACGAGGCCTGGCGCACGCTGATGCGCATCAACCTGGACGGCACGTTCTACGCGTGCCGCGCGGCGCAGCGCCACCTGCGCCACGACGGCTCGATCGTCCTGCTGACGTCGCTGGCCGCGCAGCGCGGCAGCTATGCGCACGCCGCCTACGCCGCCTCCAAGGGCGCGGTGCAGAGCTTTACCCGCAGCCTCGCGCTGGAACTGGCGCCGCAGATCCGCGTGAACGCGGTCGCGCCCGGCATCATCGCCACGTCCATGACGCACGACCTGATCGGGCAGAAGGGCGCCCAATTGCTGGAAAGCACGCCCCTGCGCCGCTTTGGCACGGCCGAGGAAATCGCCGGGACGATCGCCTTCCTGTGTTCGCCGCTGGCGGCGTTCGTGACGGGCGAGGTCATGCAGGTCAATGGCGGGATCTACATCGCGTAA
- a CDS encoding branched-chain amino acid ABC transporter substrate-binding protein gives MKLAFTTGLLCLAGLTATAHAAPVKIGLIETLSGPQASTGLMFRAAVKYELDRINAAGGWNGQPLELVEFDNQGGPVGASDRFRAAAAEGVQVLVQGSSSAISGQLTEDVRKHNLRNPGKEIVFLNVGGEALELTGQKCHFYHFRFTTNADLRVKALTSVMSADGTLGKRVYAINQNYSWGQDMEGATERFAKQYGYEVVGKTLHEVNKIQDFAPYVARIRSASPDTVITGNWSNDLLLLMKATQAGGLKVRFATVFLDQVGNLANAGEVALGHYIAHPYNIEAAGEEGAAFAEDYKSKTGHYPSYTEPQTVIGVRFLGEALKQVKPQDGKLPVPALAAALEKVTYKSALGDYTMRAEDHQVQLPMVVSKVSKDAKYKADGTDMGFAPVKVLAAADVSSPVQATCKMQRPK, from the coding sequence ATGAAATTGGCTTTCACCACCGGCCTGCTGTGCCTGGCAGGACTTACCGCAACGGCCCACGCCGCGCCCGTCAAGATCGGCCTGATCGAAACCCTGTCCGGGCCGCAGGCCTCGACCGGCCTGATGTTCCGCGCCGCCGTCAAATACGAGCTGGACCGCATCAACGCGGCCGGCGGCTGGAACGGCCAGCCGCTGGAACTGGTGGAGTTCGACAACCAGGGCGGCCCCGTGGGCGCCTCGGACCGCTTCCGCGCCGCGGCCGCCGAGGGCGTGCAGGTGCTGGTGCAGGGCTCGTCGTCGGCGATTTCCGGCCAGCTCACCGAAGACGTGCGCAAGCACAACCTGCGCAACCCGGGCAAGGAGATCGTGTTCCTGAACGTGGGCGGCGAGGCGCTGGAGCTGACCGGCCAGAAGTGCCACTTCTACCATTTCCGTTTCACCACCAACGCCGACCTGCGCGTGAAGGCGCTGACCTCGGTGATGTCGGCCGACGGCACGCTGGGCAAGCGCGTGTACGCCATCAACCAGAACTACTCCTGGGGCCAGGACATGGAAGGCGCGACCGAGCGCTTTGCCAAGCAGTATGGCTACGAGGTCGTGGGCAAGACGCTGCACGAGGTCAACAAGATCCAGGACTTCGCGCCCTACGTCGCGCGCATCCGCTCGGCCTCGCCCGACACGGTGATCACCGGCAACTGGTCCAACGACCTGCTGCTGCTCATGAAGGCCACGCAGGCGGGCGGCCTGAAGGTGCGCTTTGCCACGGTGTTCCTGGACCAGGTGGGCAACCTGGCCAACGCCGGCGAGGTCGCGCTGGGCCACTACATCGCGCACCCGTACAACATCGAAGCGGCCGGCGAGGAAGGCGCGGCGTTCGCCGAGGACTACAAGTCCAAGACCGGCCACTACCCCAGCTACACCGAACCGCAGACCGTGATCGGCGTGCGCTTCCTGGGCGAAGCCTTGAAGCAGGTCAAGCCGCAGGACGGCAAGCTGCCGGTGCCGGCACTGGCCGCCGCGCTGGAGAAGGTCACCTACAAGTCGGCGCTGGGCGACTACACCATGCGCGCCGAAGACCACCAGGTGCAGTTGCCGATGGTGGTGTCCAAGGTCAGCAAGGATGCCAAGTACAAGGCCGACGGCACCGACATGGGCTTTGCGCCCGTCAAGGTGCTGGCCGCGGCGGACGTGTCCTCGCCGGTGCAGGCCACCTGCAAGATGCAACGCCCGAAGTGA
- a CDS encoding branched-chain amino acid ABC transporter permease, whose product MEYFTVSLLNGVIYGLLLFMVSAGLTLIFGMMGVLNFAHASFYMIGAYAAYTLTPVTGFWTALVLATVIAGVLGMGVERFFLRRVHKFGHAQELLVTFGLAFIVAELIKLFYGDFPVDYRVPQFLNFAAFRVFDADYPFYRLLMGGVSLAMFAAIYLLLSRTRVGIVVRSAIYRPRMAEALGHNVPLVFMSVFGVGAAMAGLAGAVAGAFYTTNPNMALELGVLVFVVVVVGGLGSLEGAMIASLLIGLISSFSVGIDASLATLFGLFGAGEWAESVGGLMTVKVSSLAATLPFLLMLVVLLVKPSGLKGEQA is encoded by the coding sequence ATGGAATACTTTACCGTCTCGCTGTTGAACGGCGTGATCTACGGCCTGCTGCTATTCATGGTGTCGGCAGGCTTGACACTGATTTTCGGGATGATGGGTGTGCTGAACTTCGCGCACGCCTCGTTCTACATGATCGGCGCGTATGCCGCCTACACCCTCACGCCCGTCACGGGCTTCTGGACGGCGCTGGTGCTGGCCACGGTCATCGCCGGGGTGCTGGGCATGGGCGTCGAACGCTTCTTCCTGCGCCGCGTGCACAAGTTCGGCCACGCGCAGGAACTGCTGGTGACCTTCGGCCTGGCGTTCATCGTCGCCGAACTCATCAAGCTGTTCTACGGCGACTTTCCCGTCGACTACCGGGTGCCGCAGTTCCTGAACTTCGCGGCGTTCCGCGTGTTTGACGCCGACTATCCGTTCTATCGCCTCTTGATGGGCGGCGTGTCGCTGGCGATGTTCGCGGCCATCTACCTGCTGCTGTCGCGCACCCGCGTGGGCATCGTGGTGCGATCGGCCATCTACCGGCCGCGCATGGCCGAGGCGCTGGGCCATAACGTGCCGCTCGTCTTCATGAGCGTGTTCGGCGTGGGCGCCGCGATGGCCGGACTGGCCGGCGCGGTGGCGGGCGCGTTCTACACCACCAACCCGAACATGGCATTGGAGCTGGGCGTGCTGGTGTTCGTGGTGGTCGTGGTGGGCGGCCTGGGTTCGCTGGAAGGCGCGATGATCGCGTCGCTCCTGATCGGCCTGATCAGCTCGTTCTCGGTCGGCATCGACGCCAGCCTGGCCACCCTGTTCGGCCTGTTCGGCGCCGGGGAATGGGCCGAAAGCGTGGGCGGCCTGATGACCGTGAAGGTATCCAGCCTGGCCGCGACGCTGCCGTTCCTCTTGATGCTGGTGGTGCTGCTGGTCAAGCCGTCGGGCCTGAAGGGAGAGCAGGCATGA
- a CDS encoding branched-chain amino acid ABC transporter permease — translation MSHTATSTRRATGALLLILCVAALCALPWLLPAGQLVAAVQMLIAALFACAFNLLAGQGGMLSFGHAAYFGVGTFATIHAMNALGGAGLLPTPLMPLIGGVAGLLFGVIAGWFATMRSGVYFSMITLALAELLHALAPHLKSVFGGEAGVSAMRMPAWGFTFGSDIEVYYLVLAWVLVSLAALYGLTRTPLGRLTLGLRENASRLRYLGYRPHALKTMVFALSAMFAGIAGGLQALNIEAGNYVLFEVKLSTDAVLFAYIGGVNAFLGPVLGASILTFLSQTLADITRSWLLYQGILFVLVMLFVPDGLVGLVQRAAKSLRERGLANWLPRAAVSVAGGLLLTGATVFTVELLQRMFARDYRALLAMNPEAGWPAIPLFGHDWAPLAVSTWLVPLALFAAGLAACRWALALWRDAGEAAPLLEPAQ, via the coding sequence ATGAGCCATACCGCGACTTCCACGCGTCGCGCCACGGGCGCGCTGCTGTTGATTCTGTGCGTGGCCGCGCTGTGTGCGCTGCCATGGCTGCTGCCTGCCGGCCAGCTTGTGGCGGCCGTGCAGATGCTGATCGCCGCGCTGTTCGCCTGCGCCTTCAACCTGCTGGCCGGCCAGGGCGGCATGCTGTCCTTCGGCCATGCCGCGTACTTTGGCGTCGGCACCTTCGCCACCATCCATGCGATGAATGCGCTGGGCGGGGCCGGGCTGCTGCCCACGCCATTGATGCCGCTCATCGGCGGCGTGGCCGGGCTGCTGTTCGGCGTGATCGCGGGCTGGTTCGCCACCATGCGGTCGGGCGTGTACTTTTCGATGATCACGCTGGCGCTGGCCGAGCTGCTGCACGCGCTTGCGCCGCACCTGAAAAGCGTGTTTGGCGGCGAAGCCGGCGTATCCGCCATGCGCATGCCGGCCTGGGGCTTCACGTTCGGTTCCGACATCGAGGTGTATTACCTGGTGCTGGCCTGGGTGCTGGTGTCGCTGGCGGCGCTGTATGGGCTGACGCGCACGCCGCTGGGCCGGCTGACGCTGGGGCTGCGCGAAAACGCCAGCCGCCTGCGTTACCTGGGCTACCGGCCGCATGCGCTCAAGACCATGGTGTTCGCGCTGTCGGCCATGTTCGCCGGGATCGCGGGCGGCCTGCAGGCGCTGAACATCGAAGCGGGCAACTACGTGCTGTTCGAGGTCAAGCTGTCCACGGATGCGGTGCTGTTCGCCTACATCGGCGGCGTCAACGCGTTCCTCGGCCCCGTGCTGGGCGCCTCGATCCTCACCTTCCTGTCGCAGACGCTGGCCGACATCACGCGGTCCTGGCTGCTGTACCAGGGCATCCTGTTCGTGCTGGTGATGCTGTTCGTGCCGGACGGCCTGGTCGGGCTGGTGCAGCGCGCCGCCAAGTCGCTGCGCGAGCGCGGGCTGGCCAACTGGCTGCCGCGCGCCGCGGTGTCGGTGGCCGGCGGCCTGCTGCTGACCGGCGCCACGGTCTTCACCGTGGAGCTGCTGCAACGCATGTTCGCGCGCGATTACCGCGCCCTGCTCGCCATGAACCCCGAGGCGGGCTGGCCCGCCATCCCGCTGTTCGGCCACGACTGGGCGCCCCTTGCCGTATCGACCTGGCTGGTGCCGCTGGCCCTGTTCGCCGCGGGCCTTGCGGCCTGCCGCTGGGCCCTGGCCCTGTGGCGCGACGCCGGCGAAGCCGCCCCCCTGCTGGAGCCCGCCCAATGA
- a CDS encoding ABC transporter ATP-binding protein, giving the protein MSHDILTLTDVRKSFGDAQIIRGVNLAIEAGERHAVIGPNGAGKSTLFHLMSGSFAPTSGDINLRSRSIGGLAPEAINRLGLARSFQITNVFPRLSVRENLRLAVQRMHGLVYNFWRPIARNRAVNEDVDRLLEKVRLTARQHTAAGDLNYSEQRSLEIGMTLASRPKVILLDEPMAGMSQHEVDYTVELIKDVTRDCTLLIVEHDMQVVFSLADRISVLVYGEILATGTPDAIRGDARVREAYLGEETV; this is encoded by the coding sequence ATGAGCCACGACATCCTGACCCTGACCGACGTGCGCAAGTCCTTTGGCGACGCGCAGATCATCCGCGGCGTGAACCTGGCCATCGAAGCCGGCGAACGCCATGCCGTCATCGGTCCCAACGGCGCGGGCAAGTCCACGCTGTTCCACCTGATGTCCGGCTCGTTCGCGCCGACGTCGGGCGACATCAATCTGCGCTCTCGTTCCATCGGCGGCCTGGCCCCCGAAGCCATCAACCGGCTGGGGCTGGCGCGCTCGTTCCAGATCACCAACGTGTTCCCCCGCCTGTCCGTGCGCGAGAACCTGCGGCTGGCGGTGCAGCGCATGCATGGCCTGGTCTACAACTTCTGGCGGCCCATCGCGCGCAACCGCGCCGTGAACGAGGACGTGGACCGCCTGCTGGAAAAGGTGCGGCTGACGGCCAGGCAGCACACTGCCGCCGGCGACCTGAACTACTCCGAGCAGCGCTCGCTGGAAATCGGCATGACGCTGGCCTCGCGCCCCAAGGTCATCCTGCTGGACGAGCCCATGGCCGGCATGTCGCAGCACGAGGTCGACTACACGGTCGAACTGATCAAGGACGTGACGCGCGACTGCACGCTGCTGATCGTCGAGCACGACATGCAGGTGGTGTTCTCGCTGGCGGACCGCATCAGCGTGCTGGTCTACGGCGAAATCCTGGCGACCGGCACGCCCGACGCCATTCGCGGCGATGCCCGCGTGCGCGAAGCCTACCTGGGAGAGGAAACGGTATGA
- a CDS encoding ABC transporter ATP-binding protein, producing the protein MTTQSPLLSLQGVHAHYGKSHILHGIDLSIGRGEVVSLLGRNGAGRSTTMKSVMGLVDVTGGRIAIEGRDITNKRPFEIARAGLAFVPEEREVFANLTVDENLRMGEQPRRDDAPYWTVAQMFDYFPRLKERRDTRAGNLSGGEQQMLTMCRSLLGNPKVILIDEPTEGLAPKIVEVIADVIRDIHKQGVSVVLVEQKLTIALKVSTRVSVMGHGRIVFEGPPAQLHERQDVVQEWLAV; encoded by the coding sequence ATGACGACGCAATCCCCCCTCTTGTCGCTGCAAGGCGTGCATGCCCATTACGGCAAGAGCCACATCCTGCACGGCATCGACCTGTCGATCGGACGCGGCGAAGTCGTCAGCCTGCTGGGCCGCAACGGCGCGGGCCGCTCCACCACCATGAAGAGCGTCATGGGGCTGGTGGACGTGACCGGCGGCCGCATCGCCATCGAAGGCCGCGACATCACCAACAAGCGCCCCTTCGAGATCGCGCGCGCCGGACTGGCCTTCGTGCCCGAGGAACGCGAGGTCTTCGCCAACCTGACGGTGGACGAGAACCTGCGCATGGGCGAACAGCCCCGGCGCGACGACGCCCCGTACTGGACGGTGGCGCAGATGTTCGACTACTTCCCGCGCCTGAAGGAACGCCGCGACACCCGCGCCGGCAACCTGTCGGGTGGCGAGCAGCAGATGCTGACCATGTGCCGGTCGCTGCTGGGCAACCCCAAGGTCATCCTGATCGACGAACCCACCGAAGGGCTGGCGCCCAAGATCGTCGAGGTGATCGCCGATGTCATCCGGGATATCCACAAGCAGGGCGTGTCGGTGGTGCTGGTGGAACAGAAGCTGACGATCGCGCTGAAGGTGTCGACCCGCGTCAGCGTGATGGGCCACGGCCGCATCGTGTTCGAAGGACCGCCCGCGCAACTGCATGAGCGCCAGGACGTCGTCCAGGAATGGCTGGCGGTCTAG